ATCAACGCCACCGGCGCTCGTAGCAATCCATACTCGGAGCGGGAACTCTGTTGCGGCGGTGCGATACTCGGTATTCGGGTCGACGTGGCTTACGCCATGGTGGGCAAGAAGCTTGCAAGCATCAAGGAGTCAGGCTCCGAGGCGATGATACTTATCTGTCCGTTCTGCAACGTCATGTACGAGCAGAATCAAAAAAAGATCGAGAAGGAGCTGGAGCAGGGGTTCGCGATGCCCTGTATCTACTATACCCAGCTTCTGGGACTGGCCCTGGGTTATAACCCTGACGAGCTGGGCTTCAAGATCAATCGTGTAAAACCTAGCAAGATCCTTGAGCGGATCGGAGTGACTAGTGAAAAAACAACTACCTGACGAGTTCGAAGACGACATCCCATTAGGGCACGCTCTCTTCCTGATACGGGAAGGGGTGAGGGGTGCCGAGATGATTCCTGAGCTTATGACCTTTCAGATTGACGGTAAGCTTTTCGATCCCGATAAGATAGATGCAGATATCTTAGACGAAGAACTCCTTTCCTCTCTTGACAATCTGCGAGATCTTCTCCGGGCCAAGGCCGAGGAGTGGCCGTCGTGACCCCCAGTAACACACCCTCCCGTACCCGTAACACCCGTAACACAGCACCTCCCTCTGACGCCCGCAATACACATTTTCCTGAGGAGCCGGAACAAAAGAAAATCTCTAAAGCCCAGGCGCGCTACCGCAGACAGGCAGGGGAGGCGGCTGACGCATTCATGCAGTTCTGGCGCAAGACCAAGGAAGAAAGCACGGTACCCACGAAGTACAAGGAGCTGATGCAACTGGCGATAGTCCTGGTGCAGCACTGCCGCCCCTGCATCAACCTGCATACCCAGATCTGCGTCCAGGTGGGGTGTACGCGCGCCGAGATCCTGGATGCGGCTAACATCGCCCTTGCCATGGGCGGCGGGCCGGTCTTTGAATACATCGGATACCTGATGCAGGTGCTGGATGAGTTCGATCCCCCCAAAGAGGCAACCTAGATCTGTTTGTAGGAGGGAGAACAGAAATGGATAAAGACCACACATTTGACGCGCGAGGGATGCTTTGCCCCATACCTGTGCTCAAGACCGCCCAGAAGATAAAAGAGATCGAGATGGGGCAGGTTCTTGAGATTCTTGCCGACGATGAAGGTGCGCGTGAGGACTTCCCCGCCTGGTGCGACCAGACAGGTAACGAGTTTCTGGGCATGGAGGAAGAGGGTGATACATTAAAATTCTACATCCGTCGGAAGGTCTATAGGACTTTCAATCCTTTCTAGGATGGATAGATGACTGTCGGTTTTCTTCTACGAACAGGCCCTTACACGTCTCAGAACGTAGACACCTGCTACCAACTTGCCAGTCGATTTTTGGTCAGGGGGCACGAGGTAAGGATGTTTCTCTACGAAGACGGGGTCTTCAATCTTGACAAAGGAATACAGTCTCCCCAGGAACGCAACCTTGCCGAGATAATGGCTGAACTTGCCCGGAAAGGTGCAAAGATACGGGCGTGCGGCACGTGTGCAAAGTTCCGAGGTCTGAAGAGGACCGACATCATTGAAGGCACAAAACTTGCGGGTATGGTCGTGTTCTCCAACTACGTCAAGGAGTGCGACCGTTTTCTCTCCTTTGGATTCTAGTCATGGAAGCAAAGAAGGTAGCCGTCCTCATCCGTTCGGCTCCTTACGGGATGGCCACAGCTGGCGAGGGTTTCCGCGCATTGATTGGTCTCGCGAGTATGGGAATCCAAACGCACGTTGTCCTTGTAGACGACGGGGTGATGGTCGCTCTAAAGGGACAGAATCCTGAAGCACTCCAGATGCACAGGCTCTCCGATGCCTACTCTCAGTTGACTGAGTTCGGTGCCAAACTATACGTCCACCTCCCTTCCCTCACCCAACGCGGACTCTTGCAAGAAGACTGTATATCGGTAGAATTCCTTGATGATGACAAACTGCGTGGTTTGATC
The candidate division TA06 bacterium B3_TA06 genome window above contains:
- a CDS encoding SirA family protein gives rise to the protein MDKDHTFDARGMLCPIPVLKTAQKIKEIEMGQVLEILADDEGAREDFPAWCDQTGNEFLGMEEEGDTLKFYIRRKVYRTFNPF